The Legionella sp. MW5194 nucleotide sequence GCCTGTTCCAATCCGCTAAGCGTTAGAACCAAAAGTGTGGGGGAAGCAAGCCCCCCTTGTGGTGTGCCGGATTCTGTTTGATGAGAGACGCCCTTGTCAATGTAGCCAGCCGATAGCCATTTACTCAGAATCTCTTTGTCCATCGGAATATTATCCCGCAGCCAATCATGGGAGATTTTGTCAAAACAAGATTTAATGTCCGCTTCCAATATCCATTTGGATGAGCCTTTGAAGACTAAAGCATGATGACATGCTTCCAAGGCATCAGCCGCAGATCGTTTTGGGCGAAATCCGTAGCTGTTTTTATCCGCCTTAAATTCAGCGATTGGTTCCAGAGCAAGCAAATGTAGAGCTTGCATTGCCCGGCACTTCATCGTTGGAATTGAAAGCGGCCTTAAGCGTCCATCTTTCTTTGGAATATAAATCCGTCTGAGCGGTTGGGTTTGATAACCCTTCCGTGTTAGTGACTGGGCAGCCTTCATCTTTTGTTGCGGTGTTTTCCAAATGATTTTATCAACCCCGGGAGTTTTTCCCCCTTGGTTTTGTACAACTCGCTTCACGGCTATTAACTTGGCATGAAATGAGTGCGTCAGTATCCATTGCAACGATTTGACTTTGCCATGGCGACCTTCGCTGATAGCTTTCGCAATACGCATTTGCAGTCGATTTACTTCAGTCTCTATGATTTTCCAATTAATGGAATCCCATCCTTCGGAAGTTGGGGATGCACCAGTCAGCAATTTTACTGCTGCCGTCATTTGCTTTTCCTCATGCTATCGATTCTTCAAATTATCTTGCGTTAAAAGACCAGTCAGCTGTCTGCTCACTTTCGTGCCTGATAATGTTCCAATCAGTATCTCTATCATTACAGTAGAGCATTCGCTTTTGCTGACCTCCTACATCCGCACAACCATAGGTGAATCTTACGATGCACTGTCCTTTACAGGAGTTGGACGGAGTTACCACGTTCCACTTAACCAACAGAATGGGTTAGGTTCCTTCTTATCCGCCGGCAATCTTATTATCCGTGAAAGCAGGATAGACCAGCCTACTTTCTTAATTGCAGTACCATTTTGGTTAGAGCCTGTCAGCACTTTTGGCTCCTCGGATCTCACGACGTTTATATAAAGGTTTACGTTATATTAACCATACCATTCATCTCTAGTTCCTCTCCGCTCTAGTGCTAGCAGATTCGATTTACCTTCACAGGTTCCTCTACGGTTTCCCGTGGTTACATTGTCCCCAGAGCTTCATACCACCAAATTACTTCGATTGCATGTCTGGGTAGAGAACTGCTGACGGAACAGCAGGTTGCCTTCAGATGGCTGTCTGAGACAACAGTTTGTTAAGCGACATCGTGTCGCACGGCCTAGCGCTCCGGAACTTGCGCCCTGATGCAAAAATCTAAAATATTAGATTGGAAAATCTCTTATGACGTCATTATATTTATCTTGTGCATGCTAAGCCTTCCTTGGATTTAAAAAACAGGCAGCATTGCAGGCATCAGCTGATTCGTGATGGCTCTTGGGATAAGGATAGAGGATGTCAAGTCTTAAATTTCTTTAAGCTTAACTTAAATAGGTTGGCTGTTTTATTTATTGAAAAATTTTAAATGTTGCAGAATTAATAACTCTAGTTCTCTTATTCAAGGATATATATTTTGCCAGAATTAGCATCGATGCGTAATTTAATTTTTTTATCCTCTGTACCAAGGGCCTTTGCCTCATACTGACTGCCGTGCGCTTCAATTTTGAAAATAGTATGATAGCCAGCGCCCTCAATTCTCTGCGCCGCTTCAAGCATTGAGATGGGGTATTTCTTGGTTTTTAAATTGGTGTTGATAAAGTCCCCTGTATTTGGGTTCATTCGAATAATAAGCTGAATCCCTTTTTCATCAAAGGCTTCCACCTCATATAAACCA carries:
- the ltrA gene encoding group II intron reverse transcriptase/maturase encodes the protein MTAAVKLLTGASPTSEGWDSINWKIIETEVNRLQMRIAKAISEGRHGKVKSLQWILTHSFHAKLIAVKRVVQNQGGKTPGVDKIIWKTPQQKMKAAQSLTRKGYQTQPLRRIYIPKKDGRLRPLSIPTMKCRAMQALHLLALEPIAEFKADKNSYGFRPKRSAADALEACHHALVFKGSSKWILEADIKSCFDKISHDWLRDNIPMDKEILSKWLSAGYIDKGVSHQTESGTPQGGLASPTLLVLTLSGLEQAVLNAISKRKDKVHLSIYADDFIITGASKEVLETKVKPVVESFLLERGLELSQEKTKITHIDDGFDFLSTNVRKYKGKCITKPSKKSVKTFLNDIRETIKANPTAKTENLIYLLNPKIRGWANYHRFSCAKKTFGYVDNCIWQALWDWIHRRHPTKSGSWRKRKYFRSQGLRNWIFSAKISNTNSIRSYVDLFKASAVPVRRHIKIKAEATPYDPRFTEYFEKRTRYLKATRMGSKQPAMIK
- a CDS encoding PepSY domain-containing protein; amino-acid sequence: MKKEVFISICGGLIFSLSTQTILADEIPSRTLPMSEILKILQTRGYSVIREVEFDDGLYEVEAFDEKGIQLIIRMNPNTGDFINTNLKTKKYPISMLEAAQRIEGAGYHTIFKIEAHGSQYEAKALGTEDKKIKLRIDANSGKIYILE